One part of the Anopheles coustani chromosome 2, idAnoCousDA_361_x.2, whole genome shotgun sequence genome encodes these proteins:
- the LOC131264215 gene encoding uncharacterized protein LOC131264215: MDSFFGFDTTFSVVNNKEDVDAGDGKRSRSSSCYFKEEESDEEEYDALNDETFGAADKGDWEHIHENLVRLETGAKGEDDAMSSELDDGHSQPLLFDDYDLDLKFNFYDTNDESGRSSVGAQSFGDEFASKLRLDPSIWDSPLMVATHHLHHQPVAAGFPQTAAIHPSVSSAFQNSSPTPGQPLVSSGMANGGFPPGLVTPPMKMLSVEDIERNIIQQQRQKLKEHQQKLLHQQRQQQQQQQQQQKLQQQHKLFAQQQQAVLRNQRKHQQTHAAKSRETQPIPKDGPLKMQHGVGVLPSVMNPLGSVIPPPMLNPPQLLSTRSALFPSVPGHSHSAAHLLTQTGRVPLGMVPHPYGLLSAAGQFPGPINNLAMHPAFPHAALGSHGLHGLLAGSGPIPSLGQQRHPVAPSPFLLQPNASSMQNNQFNQRLVQEIQQNHPLLAFNRQQQQLYMHHHQQQYRNSNGMPHRVDSGVDHDEYANLMSNREKQWLIGIQLTQLNSDWPYFSDYYFTVFKERLAALKGESHAANRAYKDNQLNHPFTQPTGHAQLLLMSSMAKSAGMLHVRERKSSESKSTAGGCSNGGDGKESVRMYTPLQFENSLGKLQCGSVTAPRKIIDMEVMGGEERDANGNGINLEHSVSQRKTRHLLLLIETLYRIVLKLEDLLNPTAIEAFMLLREKRLRERHHQSVDGGDRGRGTLAELPEHTETYDELVAALIGSLSQDKTTSILGVRKGKILLRRSLAVLRNHPFRWTLWAMIFNAIPLLQRKDRDDVDGVLFSLYTEFERHVQRGTVADLLRLSKSFGPPSGGDAVTQYLTTNKLLLSAVITIIFQMEILYGKHPRPIDTEEDVSSWLAFLLHANRMVCNRAIPKTNGGSAPAHSCIRISPDNNIVRTLRVHFDRFSDRAIGSDLLNFITDNGNDGN; encoded by the exons ATGGATTCTTTTTTCGGGTTTGATACCACCTTTTCGGTGGTAAACAACAAGGAAGACGTCGATGCAGGCGATGGAAAgcggtcccgttcttcatcgTGCTACTTCAAGGAGGAGGAATCCGACGAGGAGGAGTACGATGCACTCAATGACGAAACGTTCGGGGCGGCGGACAAGGGCGATTGGGAGCATATACACGAGAATCTGGTCCGCTTGGAGACGGGTGCGAAGGGGGAGGATGACGCGATGAGCAGCGAGCTTGACGATGGCCACAGCCAGCCACTGCTGTTCGACGATTACGATCTGGATCTGAAGTTTAACTTTTACGACACCAATGACGAGAGCGGTCGCAGCAGTGTTGGGGCGCAGAGCTTCGGCGACGAGTTTGCGAGTAAGCTACGTCTCGATCCGAGTATTTGGGACAGTCCGTTGATGGTGGCGACGCACCATCTGCATCATCAGCCGGTTGCGGCAGGGTTTCCGCAAACTGCTGCAATTCATCCGAGCGTTTCATCAGCATTTCAAAACAGTTCTCCTACTCCCGGTCAGCCACTGGTATCGTCAGGAATGGCGAATGGAGGATTTCCACCGGGTCTCGTCACACCACCAATGAAAATGCTGTCGGTCGAGGATATTGAAAGAAACATAATTCAACAGCAACGACAGAAGTTAAAAGAACATCAGCAAAAATTATTGCATCAGCAgcgacaacagcaacagcagcagcagcagcagcagaaactaCAACAGCAACATAAACTATttgcacagcagcagcaggctgTTTTGCGGAATCAACGGaaacaccaacaaacacatGCTGCGAAATCCCGCGAGACTCAGCCAATACCGAAGGATGGACCACTCAAAATGCAGCACGGCGTTGGGGTACTTCCTTCCGTGATGAATCCATTAGGTTCAGTCATCCCTCCTCCAATGCTTAACCCGCCACAACTTCTGTCCACCAGAAGCGCCctatttccttccgttccgGGGCATAGTCATTCCGCTGCACATTTGCTCACACAGACGGGTCGTGTTCCCTTGGGTATGGTGCCGCATCCCTATGGACTGTTATCTGCCGCTGGACAGTTTCCGGGCCCCATAAACAATCTTGCTATGCACCCAGCCTTTCCACACGCAGCTCTTGGGTCGCACGGACTACACGGTCTGCTAGCCGGATCGGGACCGATCCCTTCCCTCGGCCAGCAGCGTCACCCGGTAGCACCGTCACCCTTTCTGCTGCAACCAAACGCAAGCAGTATGCAAAACAATCAGTTCAATCAACGCTTGGTGCAGGAGATTCAGCAAAATCATCCTTTGCTGGCGTTCAaccgacagcagcagcagctg TAtatgcatcatcatcagcagcaataTCGGAACAGCAATGGAATGCCTCATAGGGTGGATTCTGGCGTTGACCACGACGAGTATGCCAACCTGATGAGCAATCGAGAAAAGCAGTGGCTGATTGGAATCCAACTGACGCAGCTTAATTCAGACTGGCCATACTTTAGCGATTACTATTTCACCGTGTTTAAGGAGCGCCTGGCAGCGCTTAAGGGTGAAAGCCATGCCGCCAATCGAGCCTACAAGGATAACCAGCTGAACCATCCGTTCACCCAACCGACGGGCCACGcgcagctgctgctgatgtcCTCGATGGCGAAGAGCGCCGGTATGTTGCACGTGCGCGAGAGGAAAAGTTCTGAATCCAAGTCCACTGCTGGGGGTTGCTCGAATGGCGGCGATGGGAAGGAGAGCGTTCGCATGTATACGCCATTGCAGTTTGAGAACTCGCTAGGAAAGCTGCAGTGCGGCAGCGTGACGGCGCCACGTAAGATCATCGACATGGAGGTCATGGGGGGCGAGGAGCGGGATGCGAACGGAAACGGCATAAACCTGGAGCACTCGGTGAGCCAGCGTAAAACACGTCACTTGCTCCTGCTGATTGAGACACTGTACCGGATAGTGCTAAAATTGGAGGACCTGCTGAATCCGACCGCCATCGAAGCGTTTATGTTGCTGCGTGAGAAGAGGCTACGGGAGCGGCATCATCAGTCTGTCGACGGAGGCGATAGAGGCCGGGGCACGCTAGCTGAACTCCCGGAGCACACCGAAACATACGACGAGCTGGTAGCCGCTCTGATCGGCAGCCTTTCGCAGGATAAAACAACGTCCATCCTCGGTGTTCGTAAGGGCAAAATTCTTCTACGCCGCAGCCTGGCAGTGCTCCGGAATCATCCATTCCGTTGGACGCTGTGGGCAATGATATTCAACGCGATTCCCTTGTTGCAGCGGAAGGATCGCGACGACGTCGATGGGGTACTTTTTAGCCTCTACACTGAGTTCGAACGGCACGTGCAGCGTGGCACGGTGGCAGATCTCCTGCGACTATCCAAGTCTTTTGGACCCCCATCGGGTGGTGATGCTGTGACGCAGTACTTGACAACCAACAAGCTTCTTCTATCTGCCGTCATCACGATAATCTTTCAGATGGAGATACTGTACGGCAAACATCCGCGCCCTATCGATACGGAAGAGGACGTGTCGAGTTGGTTAGCATTTCTACTGCATGCCAATCGGATGGTTTGCAATCGTGCAATTCCGAAGACAAACGGCGGTAGCGCGCCTGCTCACAGCTGCATCCGAATCAGCCCGGACAATAACATCGTACGCACACTTCGGGTACACTTTGACCGATTCAGTGATCGTGCGATCGGATCGGATCTGTTGAACTTCATCACCGACAATGGAAACGATGGCAATTAA